The Candidatus Cloacimonadota bacterium genome window below encodes:
- the meaB gene encoding methylmalonyl Co-A mutase-associated GTPase MeaB gives MLQDLIESMLQGNEVALAKLISQVENRDLGREIIPLIHKQANSSYTIGITGPPGVGKSTLTEKLVLRLIKDNSKVGILAIDPTSPFSGGALLGDRIRLQQLSTNPLVYIRSMASRGYLGGISAATLDAAKILEAYGCDYIIIETVGVGQSEVEIVQHVDSTLLILSPGLGDDIQALKAGIMEIADIFVINKADREGVDRTVAEIEMLQKSSEQQEYLPPIVKTIARDDIGIDELLQKVQLHRQYLKESGSLEMNRKKRLKFELHHRINSIISQEISTLFASHNLDEIINDIYNKKTDCYTVADKMISSLLVK, from the coding sequence ATGTTGCAGGATCTGATTGAATCGATGTTACAAGGCAATGAAGTTGCCTTAGCTAAGTTGATCTCACAGGTAGAAAATAGAGATCTGGGAAGAGAAATTATCCCCTTGATCCATAAGCAAGCCAATAGTAGCTACACTATAGGTATCACAGGACCTCCAGGTGTAGGGAAGAGCACTCTCACTGAAAAACTCGTTTTACGGCTAATTAAAGATAATAGTAAAGTAGGCATTCTGGCTATTGACCCAACAAGCCCCTTTTCTGGTGGTGCACTTTTAGGTGACCGGATCAGATTACAGCAATTAAGTACTAATCCTCTAGTTTACATTCGATCTATGGCTTCACGTGGATATCTCGGTGGCATTTCTGCTGCTACTCTTGACGCCGCAAAGATCTTAGAAGCTTATGGCTGTGATTATATCATTATCGAGACAGTCGGGGTCGGTCAATCGGAAGTAGAGATCGTACAACATGTTGATAGCACACTGCTGATACTATCACCCGGTTTGGGGGATGATATACAGGCACTCAAAGCTGGTATTATGGAAATTGCCGATATCTTTGTTATCAACAAGGCAGATCGGGAAGGTGTTGATCGTACTGTTGCCGAGATCGAAATGTTGCAGAAGAGTAGTGAACAACAAGAGTATCTCCCCCCTATTGTAAAAACAATTGCCAGAGATGATATCGGTATCGATGAACTTTTACAAAAAGTTCAACTTCATCGCCAATATCTCAAAGAGAGTGGTTCTTTAGAAATGAATAGAAAAAAACGGCTTAAATTTGAGCTGCATCACCGTATCAACAGTATTATCTCTCAAGAAATCTCTACCCTCTTTGCATCTCATAATCTGGATGAAATTATTAACGATATCTATAATAAAAAAACCGATTGCTACACCGTTGCGGATAAGATGATCTCTTCTCTGCTGGTGAAATAA
- a CDS encoding RnfABCDGE type electron transport complex subunit B: MLQILIPIAIIGGLGLVYGLVLAFASKKFYVAVDPKIDKILEVLPGVNCGACGLPGCAGYAEGIVSSGLPINLCAPGGENTVKAIAGIMGIEAVIREKEIAFILCQSGGYENTLLRYDYQGIATCKAAVLVSNGPNYCNFGCVFQNDCIAACKFDAIKIDERGMRVVNPDKCTGCGACAKACPRNLIKILPISKKVHILCSSHDKGQEAKRRCGNNTACISCSLCIKQCPVEAITMQDDLAVIDYEKCIVCGLCATVCPTKAIIDPLAGKRKKAFILEDKCVGCMICLKNCPVNAIEGELKKPHKVDMEKCIGCEVCLQKCPVKAIQWR, translated from the coding sequence ATGTTACAGATATTAATCCCCATTGCGATCATAGGTGGACTAGGGCTTGTTTACGGGTTAGTCTTGGCGTTTGCGTCTAAGAAGTTTTATGTGGCAGTTGATCCGAAAATAGATAAGATTTTAGAGGTGTTACCAGGAGTTAATTGTGGTGCTTGTGGTTTACCCGGTTGTGCAGGTTATGCCGAAGGGATAGTAAGCTCTGGGCTACCGATCAATCTCTGTGCACCCGGAGGTGAGAATACAGTCAAAGCAATAGCCGGAATAATGGGTATCGAAGCAGTTATTCGAGAGAAGGAGATTGCCTTTATCCTCTGTCAAAGCGGTGGATATGAAAACACTTTGCTTCGTTACGATTATCAGGGGATAGCAACCTGTAAAGCGGCTGTACTGGTCTCTAACGGTCCAAATTACTGTAATTTTGGTTGTGTCTTTCAAAATGATTGTATCGCTGCCTGTAAATTTGATGCAATAAAAATTGATGAAAGGGGAATGCGAGTTGTAAATCCCGATAAATGTACCGGTTGTGGTGCCTGTGCCAAGGCATGTCCCCGAAATTTGATCAAGATATTACCCATTTCAAAAAAGGTTCATATCCTCTGTTCCTCACACGATAAAGGACAAGAAGCAAAGCGTAGATGTGGTAATAACACTGCCTGTATCAGTTGTTCACTCTGTATTAAGCAGTGTCCGGTGGAAGCGATAACAATGCAGGACGATTTAGCGGTCATAGATTATGAAAAATGTATTGTCTGCGGCTTATGTGCGACAGTTTGTCCTACAAAAGCGATCATAGATCCCTTAGCTGGCAAAAGAAAAAAGGCGTTTATCCTGGAAGATAAATGTGTTGGCTGTATGATTTGTCTCAAGAATTGCCCTGTAAATGCGATTGAAGGAGAACTGAAAAAACCACACAAAGTCGATATGGAGAAGTGTATTGGCTGTGAAGTATGTCTGCAGAAATGTCCTGTAAAAGCTATCCAGTGGAGATAA
- a CDS encoding RnfABCDGE type electron transport complex subunit D → MSGIYAVSASPHIHQPVSVKKVMWSVVIALMPALIVAVLLFGYRALTLTIYGVIAAVATEAIIQKLRKKEVSITDGSAVITGILISFNLHAGAPWWIPVLGSVFAIAIGKHVFGGLGHNPLNPALLGRVFLVASWPTLTTAGWPRNAFGAISGITSNLSQSIPAVENLVTSATPMAVVKSLRDPVFVESIKETVTDAPAILMGEVASINTLQNVFWGNISGCIGEVSAAALLLGAIYLAWNRIIEWRIPVSYVGTVFVLTFIFGGIDGIFSASILLPLFHIFSGGLILGAFYMATDMVTTPLTKKGRIIFGAGCGLLTTVIRLYGGFPEGVTFAILLMNLIVPLIDKYTLPKTFGEVKI, encoded by the coding sequence ATGTCGGGGATCTATGCCGTTTCAGCATCCCCGCATATTCATCAACCGGTTTCGGTGAAGAAGGTCATGTGGAGTGTTGTTATTGCGCTGATGCCTGCATTGATAGTAGCTGTCTTATTATTTGGCTATAGGGCATTAACCTTAACGATCTATGGTGTCATAGCGGCAGTCGCTACCGAAGCAATAATTCAGAAACTAAGAAAGAAAGAAGTCTCAATTACAGATGGTAGTGCAGTAATAACAGGCATATTAATTTCCTTCAATCTACATGCAGGAGCTCCTTGGTGGATACCTGTTCTCGGTTCTGTCTTTGCCATAGCCATCGGTAAGCATGTTTTCGGTGGTTTAGGACATAATCCGTTGAATCCTGCACTATTGGGTCGGGTATTCTTAGTTGCTTCTTGGCCGACTTTAACTACAGCCGGCTGGCCTCGCAATGCCTTCGGAGCAATAAGTGGCATAACAAGTAATTTATCTCAGAGTATTCCTGCGGTAGAGAATTTGGTGACCTCCGCTACCCCTATGGCAGTAGTAAAATCTTTACGAGACCCTGTCTTTGTCGAATCCATCAAAGAAACAGTGACAGATGCACCGGCGATATTGATGGGAGAGGTAGCAAGTATAAATACCTTACAGAATGTCTTTTGGGGTAATATAAGTGGCTGTATTGGTGAAGTTTCGGCAGCAGCCCTTCTGTTAGGTGCTATCTATCTTGCCTGGAATAGAATTATCGAGTGGCGCATTCCAGTGAGTTATGTCGGTACTGTCTTTGTTTTGACTTTCATCTTTGGTGGTATTGACGGTATTTTTTCTGCCTCTATTCTGCTTCCTCTTTTCCACATTTTTAGTGGCGGTTTGATATTAGGTGCCTTTTATATGGCGACGGATATGGTTACGACACCCCTAACAAAAAAGGGGCGTATAATCTTCGGAGCTGGTTGTGGGCTCTTAACAACGGTAATCCGTTTATACGGAGGATTCCCTGAAGGGGTAACTTTTGCCATCCTTCTAATGAATCTCATTGTTCCTTTAATAGATAAATATACCTTGCCAAAGACATTCGGGGAGGTAAAAATATGA
- the rsxC gene encoding electron transport complex subunit RsxC — translation MGLKTFPGGIHSDDFKRYSKNSPIELFLIPERVVIPLSQHIGAPSKPIVKVGDSVKTGQLICEAGGFVSIPMHASITGKVTKIGRFPHPIGNMQYAIEIIGNGTDEWVELVDDENFMELSVEEMRNRISDAGICGMGGAGFPTHVKLSPPPDKKIDTVIINGVECEPYLTADYRLMLERSEDILKGLRIFMKIVGAKKGYIGIEANKPDAISLFKQILAKEKDLEVVGLQLKYPQGAEKQLIYACTQRKVPNKGGLPMDVGVIVQNVGTAIASYEAVRYKKPLIDRVITVTGRIVNKPKNLQARIGSLFNELLDHCAGTSEEIAKIISGGPMMGYAISTLNTPLAKGSSGLILFDSQEAKKRNEQTCIRCCSCVDVCPMNLMPSMIVSSVQNNDWESARRAGAVDCIKCGCCAYVCPAHIKMIQWIDIGKNKITEIDRTKKEKQS, via the coding sequence ATGGGTTTAAAGACCTTTCCCGGCGGAATACATAGTGATGATTTCAAGCGCTATTCCAAGAATTCTCCGATAGAGCTTTTTCTGATACCCGAGAGGGTAGTGATCCCACTTAGCCAACATATAGGAGCACCTTCCAAACCGATAGTAAAAGTGGGTGACAGCGTTAAGACTGGTCAGTTGATATGTGAAGCTGGTGGTTTTGTTTCCATCCCAATGCATGCAAGCATAACGGGCAAGGTAACAAAGATTGGTAGGTTTCCTCACCCAATAGGTAATATGCAGTATGCTATCGAGATAATTGGTAATGGTACAGATGAATGGGTTGAGTTGGTAGATGATGAGAATTTTATGGAACTATCAGTTGAAGAGATGCGCAACAGGATCAGTGATGCAGGAATCTGTGGGATGGGTGGTGCCGGATTTCCAACTCATGTCAAACTATCACCCCCTCCGGATAAGAAGATCGATACGGTGATCATCAATGGAGTAGAGTGTGAACCTTATCTGACGGCTGACTATCGACTCATGCTGGAGCGTAGTGAAGACATCTTGAAAGGTTTAAGGATCTTCATGAAGATAGTCGGAGCAAAGAAAGGTTATATCGGAATAGAGGCAAATAAGCCCGATGCTATTTCACTCTTCAAACAAATATTAGCTAAGGAAAAGGATCTAGAAGTCGTAGGATTACAACTTAAATATCCGCAGGGAGCTGAGAAGCAGCTTATTTATGCTTGCACGCAGCGTAAAGTTCCCAATAAGGGCGGTTTGCCGATGGATGTGGGGGTAATTGTTCAAAATGTAGGGACAGCAATAGCTTCTTATGAGGCAGTCCGCTATAAGAAACCTCTTATTGACAGAGTAATTACCGTAACCGGTAGAATTGTCAACAAACCGAAGAACTTGCAAGCCCGGATTGGTTCTCTGTTTAATGAATTATTAGATCATTGTGCAGGTACCAGTGAGGAAATTGCCAAAATAATATCCGGCGGTCCGATGATGGGTTACGCCATATCAACCCTCAATACCCCTTTAGCAAAAGGTAGTTCCGGTCTAATTCTTTTCGACAGTCAAGAAGCAAAGAAACGTAATGAACAAACCTGTATCAGGTGCTGTAGCTGTGTGGATGTCTGTCCAATGAATCTGATGCCTAGTATGATAGTTTCCAGTGTACAGAACAATGACTGGGAATCGGCAAGAAGAGCCGGCGCAGTAGATTGTATAAAATGTGGATGTTGTGCCTATGTTTGCCCGGCACATATCAAGATGATCCAATGGATAGATATAGGAAAGAATAAGATAACAGAAATAGATAGAACAAAGAAAGAGAAACAGTCATGA
- the rsxA gene encoding electron transport complex subunit RsxA: protein MSNIFMLAISAILINNFVLARFLGLCPYIGVSKKLDSALGMGMAVIFVMTMASTITWVIQYHLLAPYNIGYLQTIAFILTIASLVQFVEMVIQKMVPTLYKALGVFLPLITTNCAVLGVSIININESLSFLEAILHGFFAGIGFTLVLIIMAGLRERLEWADLPDSMKGLPIAFIIAGCMALAFLGFSGFKI, encoded by the coding sequence ATGAGCAATATATTCATGCTGGCGATATCAGCCATACTAATCAATAACTTTGTTTTAGCACGCTTTTTAGGTCTTTGCCCCTACATCGGTGTTTCGAAAAAACTCGATTCAGCGTTAGGTATGGGAATGGCAGTCATTTTTGTCATGACTATGGCATCGACAATAACTTGGGTGATCCAATACCATCTCTTAGCCCCATATAACATTGGTTACCTACAGACGATAGCTTTTATTCTGACTATTGCCTCACTCGTACAGTTTGTGGAGATGGTTATTCAGAAGATGGTTCCTACTCTATATAAAGCGTTAGGGGTCTTTCTACCGCTTATCACAACCAACTGTGCTGTTTTAGGTGTTTCTATTATCAACATCAATGAATCACTCTCCTTTTTAGAGGCTATCTTACACGGTTTCTTTGCTGGGATAGGTTTTACTCTCGTCTTGATAATTATGGCCGGTTTAAGGGAAAGACTGGAATGGGCAGACTTGCCGGATAGTATGAAAGGACTGCCGATTGCTTTTATTATAGCCGGCTGTATGGCATTAGCATTTCTCGGTTTCTCCGGATTTAAAATTTAA
- a CDS encoding electron transport complex subunit E → MSLIKEMTKGFVKENPVFIMALGLCPVLAVSTSIENAIGMGLAATFVLLCSNILISLLKDVIPTKVRIPCFIVVIASFVTIVDMLMNAYTPEIHKNLGIFIPLIVVNCIILGRAEAFASRNSLFKSIFDGLGMGIGFTLALVLVAFFRELLGAGQLLGIQILPVSYQPVLLAILAPGAFLTLGLLMGALNLFKKKEVE, encoded by the coding sequence ATGAGCTTGATAAAGGAAATGACCAAAGGTTTCGTTAAAGAGAATCCGGTTTTCATTATGGCATTGGGTCTTTGTCCTGTGCTAGCAGTTTCTACTTCGATAGAGAATGCTATCGGAATGGGTTTGGCAGCAACCTTTGTTCTGCTCTGTTCCAACATCCTGATTTCCCTCTTAAAAGATGTCATCCCGACTAAGGTTCGTATCCCCTGTTTCATTGTCGTTATTGCCTCTTTTGTAACTATCGTCGATATGTTGATGAATGCCTATACACCGGAAATTCATAAAAATCTCGGCATTTTTATCCCACTTATTGTGGTTAACTGTATCATTCTTGGCAGAGCAGAGGCATTTGCCAGTCGGAATAGTCTTTTTAAATCAATTTTTGACGGTTTGGGAATGGGTATAGGTTTTACTTTGGCACTTGTATTAGTTGCCTTTTTCAGAGAATTGCTCGGTGCAGGTCAACTTTTAGGAATCCAGATCTTACCGGTTTCTTACCAACCGGTTCTATTAGCAATCCTTGCTCCCGGAGCATTTCTAACGCTCGGCTTACTTATGGGAGCATTAAATCTCTTCAAGAAAAAAGAAGTAGAGTGA
- a CDS encoding RnfABCDGE type electron transport complex subunit G, whose translation MKYYFKLGAILFLIAAVASGVLAFVNNFTRPIIEENQRRAEDEARREVLPEAAVFKLMNTEYPFYVGFDNEKNIAGYTFIAEEMGYSGVIQTMVGVDPNMRITNIKVIKQSETPGLGANCVRPEFTNQFCNLALEELVLDKDSGSIVTITGATITTRALTSSLQKAIKGVSEELRNLPEISYSDLIEDEAEFVKEEQPSAEEVE comes from the coding sequence ATGAAGTATTACTTTAAGCTTGGGGCAATTCTTTTTCTAATAGCAGCTGTAGCCAGTGGAGTTTTGGCTTTTGTGAACAATTTTACCAGACCTATCATTGAGGAGAATCAACGGAGAGCCGAAGATGAAGCGAGACGTGAAGTATTACCGGAAGCAGCTGTATTCAAGTTAATGAATACTGAATACCCCTTCTATGTCGGTTTTGATAATGAGAAAAACATTGCAGGATATACCTTCATAGCTGAAGAGATGGGGTATAGCGGAGTTATACAGACTATGGTCGGTGTTGATCCTAATATGAGAATAACTAATATAAAGGTGATCAAACAATCGGAAACTCCCGGTCTGGGTGCAAATTGTGTCAGACCTGAATTTACCAATCAATTCTGCAATTTAGCTTTGGAAGAGCTGGTACTCGATAAAGACAGCGGCTCAATAGTAACAATAACCGGTGCTACCATTACGACCCGGGCATTGACCAGCTCTTTGCAAAAGGCAATAAAAGGAGTTTCAGAAGAGCTGAGAAATCTTCCCGAGATAAGTTACAGCGATCTTATCGAGGATGAAGCAGAGTTTGTCAAAGAGGAACAACCAAGTGCTGAGGAGGTTGAATGA